ataaaTAATCAGCGACAACCGAGTATCTCTATCATTCTTGTTGCCTATCAATTATGATCCGGCGGAGGACATAAATTCAGACAATGCTCTACGCGACATAGTGAAATGCACATCACATGCCACAGATTGATAGCTGAAAAATATAGTAATGGAAACTTCGAGTACTAAAGAGTTATACTTGATCAAAATGAAGATTATGCAAAAGGCTCCATAGAACCTCGATTACCTGTTAAGAATTGCTGCTGCTTTCGCCCATACAAAGAGAACGGAAATCAAGAGCAGCAGAACATTGGAAGCAAACGACAGCAGGGTATATCCAGATCTCTCAAAGACCACCCAAGCAGCCAGCGTTCCAAGCAGTATCCCGACCGTTATGTCTCTCCTCCTCCACAGCATCACATCTGCAACTGTCACACAAGCGTGCCATAAATGCTCCGTccaataagaaaagatatgaacCACTAATCAGAGGGCAAATTCGTATAGCACTTTTCCCAGCGAGTCTAGATCGCAATCCTAAAAGTTCCTATAAGCTTTCAACGAAAATAATAAGGCAAAGAAGGGCACTCAAATGGAATCGGGAGCTTAGGATGAAATTTTGgaatgaagaaagaagaaattccCAAACAACAAAACTGATTAGTAAGAGATCAAACATATCCAAAACCGAGCCTATTGCTGCTTCAGCAGTAGAAATCCAAGAATCGGTCGGTAGAATCACTTCTGACGATCCGATGAGGCCCCCATTCCTACAAGACAAAGCCCTTCAATGTACGAGACAGACAAGAAGAATAGAACCAAATTTTGCGAGACCCCCAAACACCAAGAAATCCATAAACAACCCTCGAGACCAGAAGCGGGACCGATCAAAACAAATTGTCTGAAGATGCTTCGAAAGGAACTTCTGCTCTCAGATTCTGTTTAGGCTTACCAATTCCTCCCCCGAGGATCTCGTGCACGGATCTCTGCCTCCCAAAAAATCCAACAGAGGCGCCCATGGATGGATCCAAAATTTGGAGGCGAAAAGAGGCCGGCCGTTCCGTTTCCTTTGTCTCGGTGTTGCGAAGGGTAATGGAATGGATCTGAGAGGGGAAAGTGGGGTGGTGGGGCTGGTGGAATCTGACTCCAGCCACTCCTTTCTCCCCATCGATTTGAAAAACACAAGACTGATTCCGATTTTTCGGGAAACCAACTTTCTCCTCGACCCTTTTCCTTTCCTCTACTCCCCCTCCAACGTCGATCGCACGCGAAGGATGCAAGAGGTGCCAGCTTGGAAAGAAAACCAGGGCGTCAGCTTCGGGCCCCCTTGCGTTCATGGATATTTTTTCAGTGATGCCATTATATGGTGGTTAACAAGAGTGAGCTCAATTGCATCATCATCAGTGAATTGCGAATTGCGAGA
The Phoenix dactylifera cultivar Barhee BC4 chromosome 3, palm_55x_up_171113_PBpolish2nd_filt_p, whole genome shotgun sequence DNA segment above includes these coding regions:
- the LOC103723675 gene encoding reticulon-like protein B12 isoform X1, which produces MNARGPEADALVFFPSWHLLHPSRAIDVGGGVEERKRVEEKVGFPKNRNQSCVFQIDGEKGVAGVRFHQPHHPTFPSQIHSITLRNTETKETERPASFRLQILDPSMGASVGFFGRQRSVHEILGGGIVADVMLWRRRDITVGILLGTLAAWVVFERSGYTLLSFASNVLLLLISVLFVWAKAAAILNRPPPPIPEMHLSEEAINEAAIFVHSLADMALSAFHSIALGKDLNLFYRVAICLLLISVIGSLTDFLTLGYTSLVIILTIPALYEKYEDCIDRYAQWAYAELLMYERVYAKYFSKAKNWILEKKKLL
- the LOC103723675 gene encoding reticulon-like protein B12 isoform X2, producing the protein MNARGPEADALVFFPSWHLLHPSRAIDVGGGVEERKRVEEKVGFPKNRNQSCVFQIDGEKGVAGVRFHQPHHPTFPSQIHSITLRNTETKETERPASFRLQILDPSMGASVGFFGRQRSVHEILGGGIDVMLWRRRDITVGILLGTLAAWVVFERSGYTLLSFASNVLLLLISVLFVWAKAAAILNRPPPPIPEMHLSEEAINEAAIFVHSLADMALSAFHSIALGKDLNLFYRVAICLLLISVIGSLTDFLTLGYTSLVIILTIPALYEKYEDCIDRYAQWAYAELLMYERVYAKYFSKAKNWILEKKKLL